DNA sequence from the Parasphaerochaeta coccoides DSM 17374 genome:
GTAAGAATAGAAAGTAAGTGATATTCATCCTTTCCAACAGGAAAGTACACCTGTTTCATAACATCCTGAGTTGTCGCATAACCAGCTTCAGGCATTATTTTCATGAATCCAGCACAGGCCGTTTGATACTCAGCATCACTTAATCTCAATTCCTGTTGTAATATCCTGCTCCTCTGCTGAACATGATGGAATACCGTATGACCATCTTCAAGTACTAAAGAAAGAAAAGTGTACACATCCAATGCCGCAGCATTTCCCAAACAGTCAAGTTTTTCCAAAGTGTCGACATATCGTACATCGCAATTTCCGGTTCTCAGATAACCATCAGGAGCTTGGGGTCGGGACAAAGCAATACAACTTGCCTCCTTGCATGCCGAGGTATGAATATACTTTCCACTGTGAGTAGCCATGACCAATTGATTTGCCCTAATTGCCGCCTTCAGAATCCACTCAGAAACAGAAGACTTGTTCTCAGGTTTAAACAGGTCTTTTTTTGTGAAGAAATCTACAAGTGTTTTATCCAAGTTAATCCTCCTTAGATGTTTTAAAAAAAGTACTCTAAGCCCAACTGGTCGGAATAGCAATAAGAAAAATTATTTCCTGTTGGAACTTCAATCTCCCCATAGCGCAGAGAAAGAACCTTCTCACTCTCCCCTGTCCTCTCTGCCTGCTGGGTAAGCTGCTCGGCATAATCCCTGGCAAGCCAGAACCGCTTCCGGATATACTCAGGACTGTTTGCAAAAGGCTCCTCCCTGTGGATATTCAAAGGCTTCTCCTGAGAGTGAAACCCTTTGTCATATATGCCGAACACCAACCTGTCATTCTCATCAAACGAGTCATAGCATAGGATGGATGGCCTGCGGGAACGGAATGGACAGAATACCTGGGGGAAAGCAGTCATGAACCAGAAACCCTGCAACCAACCCTCCATAGAGTCCGGACCAATCCGTTCATAACTTGCCAGCTTCCGCGATATGGTATAGTGTTCCAGATCCACCAGACTTGTTTCGTACTGGAGCGGCTTTGTATCATTCCTGACAATCCGTGGACTTGCATTGATGGACTTACCGATTCTTTTTCCATCGATAAGCTGGGACATATCATGCGTCTTCAACATTGCGTCTTCACTCTCATACCCAGGACGACAGAACACAGGTTCGTTCCCCGTGCCCAGTAGTCCCGCCAGATTGTATTGCATGATGTAAATGTTAGGCATGTCCCCAAAAGGAAGACGATGCCGTCTGACACGTCCTGCCAGCTGGATGATCGAGCGGTATGAAGACGGCTCAATGACTGCCCAGTCAAAGTCATGGTCTCGGCCTACCTCTTCCACAGGCGTGGCAACTACGATGAAAATGATATTTTTTCTTGGCGATGTATCAAGATGGTGCCGTATTATGGGATCTGCTAATGACTTTTCCCTCTGCTCTCCAGGATTCGCTAGAATAGCATCTAAATGCCTCTCCTGGCTGTTCCTGAGCAGAAGGACTTGTCGGCTATGGTATGCCATGACTCTTACATCATACTCGTCTGGATACTCACTGGCAATCAATGTCCTGGTCAGATCAATGCAATCATTTACATGGGCGACTCGGATACAGCCAAAAGAAACCCTTTTCCCAGTATTACCATCAGTTATGGAGAAGTTGTCATGCAAAGTCCGCAGGCTTTGCATGATCAGTTCATAGTAGCCCTTCCTCTTTTCATTCTCTCCTGTGAGCGAGAAAAGAGACTGGCATGACACAATCAGACCTCTGCGTCGTACGCCATGTGATGCCTCATTTTCCCGCAGATAGCGGATCCGCTTCATGCCGAAGTCATGATGTTCTTTTCTGAATGCTTCGCAGGCGGAATCCGGCAGGATCATGGTGTTCGTAGTGACGCGGCAAGCAAATTCATCTATCCAGGCACAGCCGATATCCTTGGTCAGGTTGTGGAATTCCGCATAAGCCGCCCATCCCCTTTGGTAAGCCCGAAAATAGCCTTCGGCCATGTCGGGCGGTATGGTAGCTGATGAGAGTACGACTTTACGTCCCAGCATCCCCGCCAGATGGATAAGCCGGCCAACAGCAATCATGGAGTCTCCGGTAAAATCATCGATTTCATCAATGACCAAGTCAGAAGACATGAGCCGGATAAAAGGCAACATCCACCTCCCACCTTTTTTTACTTCCGTTGCCGCAATAATGTAGTCGATAGTACAGGCCAGGACAGGCGAATAGAGAAGCTGGCTGCTTTTCCGATCGTTCAGCAGGACAGCCAGTTCACTCTGGAGAATTTCTGAGTCATAATTAACCTCACCATCAAAAAGCCCTCGTGAGGATTCCGATTCTCCTCTGTTTTTCTCATCCTTCTGTTTCTGGTTAAAAAGCTCTTCAAAAGCTTTTGAGCCAATGATAACGGCCAG
Encoded proteins:
- the cas3f gene encoding type I-F CRISPR-associated helicase Cas3f, with the translated sequence MIVMFVSQCSKKAMLRTARVLDTFADRIGDRVWRTVITEEGLLAVKKLLKKTASKNTAVACHYLHGTFGSELLWVVGNRNLFDRTGRIPVSITHQDIVNVKWENSWDQLPCIQYLVALAALFHDWGKASLYFQKKLQESRPSADPLRHEWISALLFTTLVTSAGTSDRDWLEYCVTGIFDEKTIINGILEMSRRSQPFISLPPLAQTIVWLILSHHKLPVYSEAYLKNDKLKRNMQGILALIQKDWGYEKRGEAVAHCFLFPKGLPCQSLLWVKNIKEWALRALDGLPAFDLAWPKSSFRLVLSYARLSLMLGDYSYSFQDDPPTQIDKKQLYANTDGQGHMKQTLDDHLNGVMQKALRSAHLLPSFAEEGNTVQAVNSLKEKSRISPIYYWQDKASTKVADWVAQRPQSADTDHFGFFAINMASTGCGKTVGNAKIMQSLSKEEKGLRYVLALGLRTLTLQTGAEYRKRIGLDDTELAVIIGSKAFEELFNQKQKDEKNRGESESSRGLFDGEVNYDSEILQSELAVLLNDRKSSQLLYSPVLACTIDYIIAATEVKKGGRWMLPFIRLMSSDLVIDEIDDFTGDSMIAVGRLIHLAGMLGRKVVLSSATIPPDMAEGYFRAYQRGWAAYAEFHNLTKDIGCAWIDEFACRVTTNTMILPDSACEAFRKEHHDFGMKRIRYLRENEASHGVRRRGLIVSCQSLFSLTGENEKRKGYYELIMQSLRTLHDNFSITDGNTGKRVSFGCIRVAHVNDCIDLTRTLIASEYPDEYDVRVMAYHSRQVLLLRNSQERHLDAILANPGEQREKSLADPIIRHHLDTSPRKNIIFIVVATPVEEVGRDHDFDWAVIEPSSYRSIIQLAGRVRRHRLPFGDMPNIYIMQYNLAGLLGTGNEPVFCRPGYESEDAMLKTHDMSQLIDGKRIGKSINASPRIVRNDTKPLQYETSLVDLEHYTISRKLASYERIGPDSMEGWLQGFWFMTAFPQVFCPFRSRRPSILCYDSFDENDRLVFGIYDKGFHSQEKPLNIHREEPFANSPEYIRKRFWLARDYAEQLTQQAERTGESEKVLSLRYGEIEVPTGNNFSYCYSDQLGLEYFF